One Coregonus clupeaformis isolate EN_2021a chromosome 21, ASM2061545v1, whole genome shotgun sequence DNA window includes the following coding sequences:
- the LOC121535489 gene encoding NADH dehydrogenase [ubiquinone] 1 alpha subcomplex subunit 13, with translation MAASKVKQDMPPPGGYGPVDYKRNLPKRGLSGYSMLAIGVGVMCFGYWRLFKWNRERRRLQIEELEARIALLPLLQAEQDRRQLRMLRENLEEEAVVMKDVPGWKVGENVFHTERWVAPLTEELFNLRPREELLHKRFGFLWYV, from the exons ATGGCGGCGTCCAAGGTGAAGCAGGACATGCCTCCTCCGGGAGGTTATGGTCCCGTTGATTACAAGAGAAATCTCCCGAAAAGGGGACTCTCTG GGTATAGCATGCTCGCCATTGGAGTCGGTGTCATGTGTTTCGGTTATTGGAGACTCTTCAAATGGAACAGGGAGCGGAG GCGGTTGCAGATTGAGGAGCTGGAAGCAAGGATAGCTCTTCTGCCTTTGCTGCAAGCAGAGCAGGACCGGAG GCAACTACGGATGCTGCGGGAGAATCTGGAGGAGGAAGCAGTCGTAATGAAAGATGTCCCCGGCTGGAAG GTGGGCGAGAATGTCTTCCACACAGAACGCTGGGTGGCCCCCCTCACAGAGGAGCTGTTTAACCTTCGACCCCGGGAAGAGCTTCTACACAAGCGCTTTGGCTTCCTGTGGTACGTGTAG